In one window of Paraflavitalea soli DNA:
- a CDS encoding ABC transporter permease has product MFRNYFKIAWRNVVKNKAFSFINVFGLSVGLACFMLIAAFVYDELSYDRYATNASQIYRVGLHLDENGGSTDFPIVDAAVGQGIKNAYAEVSSVTRYAGAGYMYINYNDKKFKEEKIAFLDSNFLQTFSIPLAEGNVNSALTDPFSIVISRATAIKYFDKGSALGKLLVSDGRAYKVTGVFEKIPGNSHFHFDIAISMSSQRQRTETWSNISHFTYLTLIPGANPKQLEAKLPQLVAKFVVPEIQHDMGVSLAEAQKSVNTFRFYLQPLTDIHLRSNTKYELEPNGDINYLYIFGALAVFILLLACVNFTNLSTASAGKRSKEVGIRKVMGSLKGQLIAQFLAESILLSLLAAVIALAIVYAVLPGFNHLSGKDIDIRFFLQYTSLLTILGVSLLTGILAGIYPSFFLSAFKPIKVLKGALSIQPRRSLLRGSLVVFQFVVSTALIISTIVVYRQLHFMQNQKLGYDKEQVLIIQDTYDGLGNNEPAFKQSLLQDNRIVNASISASVPVRGRINGTQIYAKPLQQNDPHKEIQTSIYNIDYNYIPTLGMKIIAGRNFSLDYPSDSSGVLINETAVRELGISGNPIGRTIVRSGRQEFNIVGVVRDFHFSSAKQKIAPLIMLPGGNGGSVIAKIKTTDIKSFLADTKQKWESFSPATPFSYTFLDDRFASLYAAEEKSGQIFTIFALISIVIACLGLFGLVAYTIEQRTKEIGVRKVLGASVQQVLLLVSKEFLYLVLIAFVIAIPTTWWFMNKWLQDFAYRTNINAWVFVMAGIIALCIAVFTISFQAIKAALMNPVRSLRSE; this is encoded by the coding sequence ATGTTCAGGAATTATTTCAAGATCGCCTGGCGCAATGTGGTAAAGAATAAAGCCTTTTCCTTTATCAATGTCTTTGGCCTGTCTGTAGGCCTGGCCTGCTTTATGCTTATCGCCGCCTTTGTATATGACGAGCTCAGCTACGACCGTTATGCAACCAATGCCAGCCAGATATACCGGGTGGGTTTACACCTCGACGAAAATGGCGGCTCCACCGATTTTCCCATTGTGGATGCGGCCGTAGGACAAGGCATCAAAAATGCCTATGCTGAAGTTTCCAGTGTTACCCGGTATGCAGGTGCAGGTTATATGTACATCAACTACAATGACAAAAAGTTCAAGGAAGAAAAAATAGCTTTCCTTGATTCCAACTTCCTGCAAACCTTTTCTATTCCACTGGCTGAAGGAAATGTAAACTCCGCACTTACCGATCCTTTTTCCATTGTGATCTCCAGGGCTACCGCTATTAAATATTTCGACAAAGGATCGGCACTCGGCAAACTGCTGGTGTCAGATGGCCGGGCATATAAGGTGACCGGGGTGTTTGAAAAGATACCCGGCAATTCCCATTTCCATTTTGATATAGCTATCAGCATGTCGAGCCAGCGCCAACGCACGGAGACCTGGAGCAATATTTCGCACTTCACCTACCTCACGCTGATACCTGGCGCCAACCCCAAACAATTGGAGGCCAAACTGCCACAGCTGGTAGCGAAATTTGTTGTACCGGAAATACAACACGATATGGGTGTTTCCCTGGCTGAAGCACAAAAATCGGTGAACACTTTCCGCTTTTACCTGCAACCCCTGACGGATATTCACCTGCGCTCCAATACAAAATATGAACTGGAGCCCAACGGAGACATCAATTACCTCTACATCTTTGGGGCCCTGGCCGTTTTCATTCTATTACTGGCCTGTGTCAACTTCACCAACCTCTCCACTGCCAGCGCCGGCAAACGCTCCAAAGAAGTAGGCATCCGCAAAGTAATGGGTTCTTTAAAGGGACAGCTGATAGCCCAGTTCCTGGCCGAATCCATCCTGTTGAGCCTGCTGGCTGCGGTGATCGCATTGGCCATTGTCTACGCCGTATTACCAGGCTTCAATCATCTTTCCGGTAAAGACATCGATATCCGCTTTTTCCTGCAGTACACTTCTTTATTGACCATTTTGGGCGTAAGCCTGCTCACCGGTATCCTTGCAGGCATCTATCCCTCCTTTTTCCTGTCGGCCTTTAAGCCTATCAAAGTTTTAAAAGGGGCCTTGTCAATACAACCCCGCCGGAGCTTACTGCGCGGCAGCCTGGTTGTTTTCCAGTTTGTAGTATCGACCGCACTCATCATTTCCACTATCGTCGTGTACCGGCAATTGCATTTTATGCAAAACCAAAAACTGGGATACGATAAGGAGCAGGTACTCATCATCCAGGACACCTATGATGGCCTGGGTAACAATGAACCGGCATTCAAACAAAGCTTGTTACAGGATAACCGCATAGTAAATGCTTCCATTTCCGCCTCCGTTCCCGTAAGAGGCCGTATCAATGGTACGCAGATCTACGCCAAACCGCTTCAGCAGAACGATCCCCATAAAGAGATCCAGACCTCCATTTATAATATTGATTATAACTACATACCCACTTTGGGTATGAAGATCATAGCAGGCAGGAACTTTTCATTGGATTATCCATCCGATTCGTCTGGCGTACTCATCAACGAAACAGCTGTACGGGAATTGGGCATCAGTGGCAACCCTATTGGCCGTACCATTGTACGCTCAGGCCGGCAGGAATTTAATATTGTAGGTGTTGTGCGGGACTTCCACTTCAGCTCCGCCAAACAGAAGATCGCTCCGCTCATTATGTTGCCCGGCGGCAATGGCGGATCTGTTATTGCTAAAATAAAGACTACTGATATCAAAAGCTTCCTGGCCGATACCAAACAGAAGTGGGAATCATTCAGCCCCGCCACACCATTCAGCTATACATTCCTGGATGATCGTTTTGCGTCCCTGTATGCAGCCGAAGAAAAGAGCGGTCAGATCTTTACCATATTTGCCCTCATTTCCATTGTGATCGCCTGCCTGGGCCTGTTTGGCCTGGTAGCCTATACCATAGAACAACGCACCAAAGAAATTGGCGTTCGGAAAGTATTGGGCGCGTCCGTACAACAGGTACTGTTGCTGGTATCCAAAGAATTCCTGTACCTGGTGCTGATCGCATTTGTAATTGCCATCCCCACTACCTGGTGGTTCATGAACAAGTGGCTGCAGGACTTTGCTTATCGTACCAATATCAATGCATGGGTATTTGTAATGGCCGGCATCATCGCCCTGTGCATAGCCGTTTTCACCATCAGTTTCCAGGCTATTAAAGCAGCATTGATGAATCCGGTCAGGAGTTTAAGGAGTGAGTAG
- a CDS encoding ABC transporter permease has protein sequence MIKNYLKTAWRNLWKNKTMAFINILGLMTGISCCLLIGLYIQHEYSYDRFQQKGDRIARVLMEYRFSSGDSKKVSVTSTKVLPVFVRTFPQVETGVRMSDSKRVVSLGDKQFTENHFMFADSTFFDVFSFQLLQGHPKEALSGINKVILTTATAQKYFGAENPLGKILLVGGDAVPFEVTGVMQNCPSNSQMKFDFLASFSSLKANQEKTWWNANYTTFLLLKNEAASKTLQTSLSAYMKKEMAGTNASIEFILDPFNRIHLHSDFDSFEPNTNITYLYILTGVALLILAIACFTYINLSTARSIDRGKEVGIRKAVGALRQQIFRQFIGESLLLSFLAVLLSALVVMLVLPAFNQLAGTGLSMRSLLSPAILAFIAIMVACISFLAGSYPALVLSAFIPAKVLKGALNKNGSGNWLRKTLIVFQFGISVFLVIATFVIHQQMRYIQDKKLGYDRQQVLVLPLDSKMLTSFNTIKEEFKTIPGIVNVSRSGNPPTSIVSGYNMRSSTMPETDNMSVTADLIDEDYIKTMGMELIAGSNLTRQDVADISREDDTVRNFHFILNESAAKALGWTPTEAIGKKMFLDATRPGTVRGVIKDFHFQSLHLAIQPLVLFPEIWGRNVLVKVTGNNMAQTIQALQAKWKTLVPHRPFDYHFLDEDYNKMYNAEIRLGKIMNLFAAIAIVLACMGLFGLSHHAIQQRQKEIGIRKVLGASVAQLLLLVSKGFMKLVLIAFAITVPATWWAMNKWLEDFAYRVNVSWLVFGVAGLLVLLIAAFTVSFQAIKAALSNPVKSLRSE, from the coding sequence ATGATCAAGAATTATCTCAAAACCGCCTGGCGGAATCTGTGGAAGAATAAAACCATGGCGTTTATCAACATATTGGGATTGATGACGGGGATCTCCTGTTGTTTGCTGATCGGTTTGTATATCCAGCATGAATACAGCTATGACCGGTTTCAGCAAAAGGGCGACCGTATTGCACGGGTATTGATGGAATACCGGTTTTCCAGTGGCGACTCCAAAAAGGTAAGCGTTACCAGTACCAAGGTATTGCCTGTCTTTGTACGAACATTTCCACAGGTGGAAACAGGCGTGCGTATGTCAGATAGCAAACGCGTAGTGTCCCTGGGCGATAAGCAGTTTACAGAGAACCACTTTATGTTTGCCGACTCGACCTTCTTTGATGTATTCTCTTTTCAATTATTGCAGGGCCATCCCAAGGAGGCATTGTCTGGTATCAATAAAGTAATACTAACAACCGCTACTGCACAAAAGTATTTCGGTGCAGAAAACCCGCTGGGCAAAATATTACTGGTAGGTGGCGATGCTGTGCCTTTTGAGGTAACAGGTGTGATGCAGAACTGTCCCTCCAACTCACAGATGAAATTTGATTTCCTGGCCTCCTTCTCATCACTGAAAGCCAACCAGGAAAAAACATGGTGGAATGCCAACTACACCACCTTCCTCTTGCTGAAGAACGAAGCAGCCAGTAAGACCCTGCAGACCAGCCTGTCCGCATATATGAAGAAAGAAATGGCAGGCACCAATGCTTCCATAGAATTCATCCTCGATCCCTTCAACAGGATACACCTCCATTCTGATTTTGACAGCTTTGAGCCCAATACCAATATCACTTACCTGTATATCCTTACCGGGGTAGCATTGCTCATACTGGCCATTGCCTGTTTTACCTATATCAACCTCAGCACCGCCCGTTCCATAGACCGCGGAAAAGAAGTAGGCATCCGAAAAGCCGTAGGCGCCCTGAGGCAACAGATATTCCGCCAGTTCATTGGTGAATCACTGTTGCTGTCCTTCTTAGCCGTATTGCTCAGCGCACTCGTGGTGATGCTGGTATTGCCTGCTTTCAACCAATTGGCCGGCACCGGCCTTTCTATGCGATCCTTACTGTCTCCTGCCATACTGGCTTTTATAGCCATTATGGTGGCTTGCATCAGTTTCCTCGCAGGTAGCTATCCCGCCCTGGTATTATCCGCCTTCATACCTGCCAAAGTACTGAAAGGTGCCCTGAACAAAAATGGCTCCGGCAACTGGTTGCGCAAAACACTGATCGTTTTCCAGTTTGGCATTTCCGTTTTCCTGGTGATCGCCACTTTCGTGATACACCAGCAAATGCGTTATATACAGGACAAAAAGCTGGGCTACGACCGCCAGCAGGTATTGGTATTGCCACTGGATAGCAAAATGCTAACATCTTTCAATACCATTAAAGAAGAATTTAAAACGATACCGGGCATTGTCAATGTATCCCGTTCGGGTAATCCGCCTACTTCCATTGTGAGCGGTTACAATATGCGTTCTTCTACGATGCCCGAGACCGATAATATGTCGGTAACCGCCGACCTGATAGATGAAGACTATATCAAAACGATGGGCATGGAGCTCATTGCCGGCAGTAACCTCACTCGCCAGGATGTAGCCGATATATCGCGGGAAGATGATACCGTGAGGAATTTCCATTTTATCCTCAATGAATCAGCCGCCAAAGCACTTGGCTGGACACCTACAGAAGCCATCGGCAAAAAAATGTTCCTCGACGCAACACGCCCGGGCACGGTAAGGGGCGTAATAAAGGATTTTCATTTTCAATCCCTCCACTTAGCCATCCAGCCCCTGGTCTTGTTTCCTGAAATATGGGGCAGGAATGTACTGGTAAAAGTAACCGGCAATAATATGGCACAAACCATACAGGCGCTCCAGGCCAAATGGAAAACCCTGGTTCCCCATCGTCCTTTTGATTATCATTTCCTCGATGAGGATTACAATAAAATGTACAATGCCGAGATCCGCCTGGGGAAGATCATGAACCTGTTTGCAGCCATTGCCATCGTGCTGGCTTGTATGGGACTATTTGGATTGTCGCACCATGCTATTCAGCAGCGCCAGAAAGAAATAGGTATCCGTAAAGTACTGGGCGCTTCAGTAGCACAATTACTGCTGCTCGTATCAAAAGGCTTTATGAAGCTCGTGCTCATTGCTTTTGCCATTACTGTACCCGCCACCTGGTGGGCTATGAATAAATGGCTGGAAGATTTTGCTTATCGCGTGAACGTAAGCTGGCTGGTATTTGGCGTAGCCGGATTGCTGGTATTGCTGATAGCTGCTTTCACCGTGAGTTTCCAGGCCATCAAAGCAGCATTGTCCAATCCGGTGAAGAGCCTGAGAAGTGAGTAG